The following are encoded in a window of Lates calcarifer isolate ASB-BC8 linkage group LG20, TLL_Latcal_v3, whole genome shotgun sequence genomic DNA:
- the nsd1b gene encoding uncharacterized protein nsd1b, translated as MSGPYAGPGRETHQSNCPLTPGRDLSTHSCSSRRHDHRIGVTMSAASSLKHASVYGFTQRDHSSSSSSSSSTYSPLRRLQHLTTMVSQPDLVLPVREPDRSWEWGMHKKERGKETERGSWADCTSRDYSGTHNTSREESFGSSTAGQRQPEVQTGSKDAPAANRGNPIAPEKKTEGCFSGPPSPAFSLDSNSPFANGFLHFESSLFEDDDNDQARETVSSGGDLQDKHERKGNVPQATPGDLNSDSKDAVLSSAKVVTRSQSSGQRRRYWDGSDDEWESDTDLLLFVDSPSRHSMNSLKKKSLPPVKFLEGEIIWAKFNRRPWWPCEVIIDPVQGVYHRVKEPSDRPCRLYHVRTFGEPVEFIWVEEKSTHAFHGGFEFEQLPLLRRRGKQREQNYKYTIAKRFQDSWKSSVAEAESVLQDRPKMASSVSSSRDVAFHDSSTLEREKEAHPTFPPTTSPDSTLPETSHITNGSISSPVISSPVSTPAKPSTLKKSSGKKKSSKSSKDMNSKHSKKTLRNSPDKSDRDNEECPYSDLDSVPKILCPKALERQPKLVQTQPSVAIVKEVKKQPEIQSGLWFSKSGKDRRPKTTSPMPDRNLFSKACCKKKNLSAVSKKMLVTNASSGGGTSEQSGLSDKLKTLVPPEANLPPEQSGNLKCKNTPVPNRLFGTTSSLADQSGLSDKQKSPVSVETGVSSDRCGYSKCRQTPSNTADMDILSDQFGFSEKSVFSESVKSISRMEHPDITANKKVHVNDQISDKAEERESNKTRVSGLDADTTEPLAILEKQTSLVSKCRMPFVKLIRKDIKGKKFLNSSATISPTDQPECTMNENTLDNTVTKISSKQSDWVDGKVSASLDQAFSSESIKVSVVKLKASGGNGMLRLSSESSQGKTVVASNVASVSADELGSPEAERIQVLNVSPSNVTYPSSNQSESKTTPAPSVTSISSDQLGTSPQRITSITSASYNTVPPAHQQGNSASRSAHVPEGPSSEKSKKVHKSKQVPDELDKVIHEQPAHLPASNRLMTRALKAMQEAEQKKWEKAQKEAVMKEPLNPFRKAEDLVRHSARNSTSETKLDFCTKMKSRKSHYNDNGEYDHDTFSSSSSPPQMFSDSTDFEADVKSEDEDLSISSTPPMDFIPLTSRAKAKKEDNSSNIRSSSSPSSPFSFMNAFKNVEEVSFQSLTNENDGKPMSFKPDTNYKFSTFLMMLKDLHDTREREGAPLELEIGPPSAHVKEEPLVMPGEAKPTGHDQKLEHLNNNSNSSPNKIIVTHSEGSTRPTSKRPYNRRGSCTGMKKKANRKVPCRPARSGPGFPGLESSRGLASLPTMDTSSGVDCSSRVQSLLGMQASSWERQAGGGEGVVQEEQEGERWSRVSENIQNMVPLEQRRSDTTLCLGQPNGLVADCTETNTSLTHNAGVRDKAPTAHKRIRKPSKRLIEWTEEYDQIFSTRKKTKKPLQLIGKATQPITSMSEPPGSDKNTHDHPSLNLLPEIQTPPPEEIAATTPPELQIPSTDSTASQDSTVLSIDTLTPPPEAEPSLSESLVKDNGTAPLLEKKRKRKPTQKILEYCLEAEASTGPKKKVKTLKNNTNPAPQSDSGPPSLKSKSKQLTASTSTPTTPEVSASTLTPSTQTSLTPSTPAPANVVPVPPETEKVETASGDVVAPQPEDSKAQEVKKDTAESEGDSSSLAHSFSSTKDDLSLCDDPLLPSRKIIGDRGGPASMKENICQVCEKTGELLLCEGQCCGAFHLPCISLAEAPKGKFVCPECKSGIHTCFVCKKRSEDVRRCMIPVCGKFYHGECIANYAPTAPVNRGFRCSIHVCLTCFIANPNSSSISKGRLVRCVRCPVAYHATDLCMAAGSVVLSNNSIICPNHFTPRRGVKNHEHVNVSWCFVCTEGGSLLCCESCPAAFHRECLNIEMPKGSWYCNDCKAGKKPRYKDILWVKVGRYRWWPAEVSHPKTIPENIQRMRHDVGEFPVHFFGSNDYLWTYQARVFPYMDVDANSKEKMGKGVDATYKKALEEAAVRFRELQAEKELRQLQEDRKNDRKPPPYKHIKVNRPIGKVQIFTADLSEIPRCNCKATDESPCGMDSECINRMLLYECHPQVCPAGERCLNQAFTKRQYSQVEIFRTLSRGWGLRCVHDIKKGQFVSEYVGEVIDEEECRSRIRHAQENDICNFYMLTLDKDRIIDAGPKGNEARFMNHSCQPNCETQKWTVSGDTRVGLFALVDVAAGTELTFNYNLECLGNGKTVCKCGAPNCSGFLGVRPKNNPPSDDKGRKLKRRGHGKKKSKVVVTKEREDECFSCGDGGQMVSCKRPGCPKVYHADCLNLTKRPAGRWECPWHQCDICGKEAASFCEMCPSSYCCQHRDGLLFISKLDGKLSCSEHDPCGPEPLEPGEIREYTPEPRALTSGLGMAIIPSAASNTTTGLNQATRRVQEISAGAGMCASEAFPAFSIPVPITIPVAAPAASPPPSSSDAPSSPQVFDLPHYSPISSYEEERDVLDEEEETEEGELLAEVEEELAEEGEVGRQKSDPPEEDGETVMEDIGLEYLEIKEEEDEDDEDEDEDEEEEEEEEEEEEEEEEE; from the exons ATGAGTGGGCCTTATGCAGGCCCTGGCAGGGAGACCCATCAGTCCAACTGCCCTTTGACCCCTGGCCGTGACCTCTCCACCCACTCTTGCTCTTCCAGGCGCCATGACCACAGGATCGGTGTAACCATGTCTGCTGCCTCCTCCCTCAAGCATGCATCAGTCTATGGGTTCACACAAAGGgaccactcctcctcctcctcctcctcatcttctacCTACAGTCCTCTTAGGAGGCTGCAGCATCTCACCACCATGGTGAGCCAGCCTGACCTGGTCCTGCCGGTCAGGGAGCCGGACAGAAGCTGGGAGTGGGGGATGCataagaaggagagggggaaggagacagagaggggttCCTGGGCAGATTGCACTAGCAGGGATTATTCTGGCACCCACAATACAAGCAGGGAGGAGAGTTTTGGGAGCTCAACTGCTGGACAAAGACAACCTGAGGTCCAGACTGGAAGTAAAGATGCACCAGCAGCCAATCGGGGCAATCCCATCGCcccagagaaaaagacagaaggtTGTTTCTCAGGCCCGCCCAGCCCGGCCTTCTCTCTGGATAGCAACAGTCCCTTTGCTAATGgcttcctccattttgaatCTTCTTTATTTGAGGATGATGACAATGATCAAGCACGAGAGACCGTGTCATCAGGGGGAGACTTGCAGGACAAACACGAGAGGAAGGGGAATGTTCCTCAGGCCACTCCTGGAGACTTAAATTCAGACTCTAAGGATGCTGTCCTGTCGTCAGCCAAGGTCGTCACCCGGTCCCAGTCCTCAGGTCAACGCAGAAGATACTGGGACGGCTCAGATGACGAATGGGAGAGTGACACCGATCTGCTCCTGTTTGTGGATAGTCCCTCAAGGCATTCAATG AACAGCCTGAAGAAAAAGTCTTTGCCGCCTGTGAAGTTTTTAGAGGGTGAGATTATTTGGGCAAAGTTCAACCGAAGACCATGGTGGCCCTGTGAAGTGATCATTGACCCCGTACAGGGAGTCTATCACAGAGTGAAAG AGCCCAGTGACCGTCCCTGCCGGCTCTACCATGTTAGGACCTTTGGTGAGCCTGTAGAGTTCATCTGGGTAGAGGAAAAATCAACTCATGCTTTCCACGGAGGTTTTGAATTCGAACAGCTCCCCCTACTGCGTCGGAGGGGGAAGCAAAGGGAGCAGAACTACAAATACACT ATTGCAAAGCGTTTTCAGGACTCTTGGAAATCCAGTGTGGCAGAAGCTGAATCTGTTCTCCAAGACAGACCCAAAATggcttcctctgtttcttcgTCCAGAGATGTTGCCTTCCACGACAGTTCCactctggagagagagaaagaggcccATCCGACCTTTCCTCCCACCACCTCACCTGATTCCACCCTGCCTGAGACATCACACATAACCAATGGATCCATTTCATCCCCAGTTATTTCATCCCCTGTATCAACTCCAGCAAAGCCAAGCACTTTAAAGAAGTCTTCTGGCAAGAAGAAATCAAGTAAATCATCTAAAGACATGAATAGTAAACACTCTAAAAAGACATTGCGGAATAGCCCAGACAAATCAGATAGAGACAATGAAGAGTGTCCATATTCTGACCTCGACTCAGTCCCTAAGATTTTGTGTCCTAAAGCACTTGAACGTCAGCCAAAGCTAGTTCAGACTCAACCATCTGTTGCAATTGTTAAAGAGGTGAAGAAGCAGCCAGAGATTCAGAGTGGTCTTTGGTTCAGTAAATCAGGCAAAGACAGGCGACCTAAAACAACCAGTCCGATGCCAGACCGAAATCTCTTCAGTAAGGCATGCTGTAAGAAAAAGAACCTATCTGCTGTTAGTAAAAAGATGCTAGTTACAAATGCCTCCTCCGGTGGCGGGACCAGTGAGCAGTCAGGATTGTCAGACAAGCTTAAGACTCTTGTACCCCCTGAAGCAAATCTGCCTCCTGAACAGTCAGGAAATTTGAAGTGTAAAAACACCCCAGTTCCTAATAGGCTTTTTGGTACAACTAGCAGTCTTGCAGACCAGTCAGGACTATCAGACAAGCAGAAGTCCCCAGTCTCTGTCGAGACTGGTGTGTCCTCTGACAGGTGTGGATACTCAAAGTGTAGACAGACACCCAGTAATACAGCTGACATGGACATTCTTTCTGACCAGTTTGGTTTCAGtgaaaaatcagtgttttcagagaGTGTAAAGAGCATCAGTCGAATGGAACATCCTGACATTACAGCCAATAAAAAGGTCCATGTAAATGACCAGATTTCTGATaaagcagaagaaagagaaagtaacAAAACTCGAGTGTCTGGTTTAGATGCTGACACTACTGAACCATTAGCAATTCTAGAAAAGCAAACAAGTCTGGTCTCTAAGTGTAGGATGCCCTTTGTCAAATTAATACGCAAAGACATAAAGGGTAAGAAGTTCCTAAACTCTAGTGCAACCATTAGTCCAACTGACCAACCTGAATGcacaatgaatgaaaatacaCTAGATAATACTGTGACTAAAATTTCCTCCAAACAATCAGACTGGGTGGATGGAAAAGTAAGTGCCTCTTTAGATCAGGCATTCAGTTCAGAATCCATAAAGGTCTCAGTTGTGAAGTTAAAAGCAAGTGGTGGGAATGGTATGCTTCGTCTCTCATCGGAATCATCACAAGGGAAAACTGTTGTGGCCTCCAATGTGGCAAGTGTGTCTGCTGATGAATTAGGTAGCCCAGAAGCTGAAAGGATACAAGTTTTAAATGTTAGCCCTAGCAATGTGACATACCCATCCTCTAATCAGTCAGAAAGTAAGACAACTCCTGCCCCCAGTGTAACAAGTATTTCTTCTGACCAGTTAGGCACCTCACCACAAAGAATAACTTCTATCACTAGCGCGTCTTATAACACGGTTCCGCCTGCTCACCAGCAAGGGAATTCAGCATCTAGGAGTGCCCATGTTCCTGAAGGCCCGTCTTCTGAGAAATCCAAGAAAGTCCACAAATCAAAGCAGGTTCCAGATGAACTGGATAAAGTCATTCATGAACAACCTGCCCACCTTCCAGCCAGCAATCGGCTAATGACCAGAGCCCTGAAGGCTATGCAGGAGGCAGAGCAGAAGAAGTGGGAAAAAGCCCAAAAGGAGGCTGTGATGAAAGAACCCTTAAATCCATTTAGAAAAGCTGAGGACCTTGTGCGCCATTCTGCACGTAACTCCACTTCAGAGACCAAACTTGACTTTTGCACTAAAATGAAGTCTCGTAAGTCTCATTATAATGATAATGGTGAGTATGATCACGACACATTTTCTAGTTCTAGCAGCCCCCCCCAGATGTTTTCGGATTCAACTGACTTTGAAGCTGATGTCAAGAGCGAAGATGAAGACCTCTCTATATCCTCAACTCCACCAATGGACTTCATACCCCTTACGTCTAGAGCAAAAGCAAAGAAGGAGGATAATTCCTCTAACATACGCTCCTCATCTTCACCTTCCTCACCATTTTCTTTTATGAATGCCTTTAAAAATGTGGAGGAGGTATCCTTCCAGTCCCTGACAAATGAGAATGATGGTAAACCTATGTCTTTCAAACCAGACACAAACTACAAGTTCAGCACTTTTCTCATGATGTTGAAAGACTTGCATGACACTAGAGAGCGAGAAGGGGCCCCATTAGAACTGGAGATTGGGCCACCAAGTGCACATGTTAAGGAGGAGCCCTTAGTGATGCCTGGGGAGGCCAAACCCACAGGCCATGATCAAAAACTTGAACATCTTAATAACAATTCAAATTCAAGTCCAAACAAAATCATAGTCACACACAGTGAAGGCAGCACAAGACCAACGTCGAAGAGGCCCTATAACAGAAGGGGTAGCTGCACtggaatgaaaaagaaagcCAACCGCAAAGTGCCTTGTCGTCCTGCCAGGTCTGGACCTGGTTTCCCAGGACTGGAGTCCTCACGAGGACTGGCATCCTTGCCAACAATGGACACTTCATCAGGAGTGGATTGCTCATCAAGAGTCCAGTCCCTCTTGGGCATGCAGGCCAGCAGCTGGGAGAGGCAGGCTGGAGGTGGTGAGGGAGTAgttcaggaggagcaggagggggaGAGGTGGAGCAGAGTCAGTGAGAATATACAGAACATGGTGCCTTTGGAGCAGAGGAGGTCCGACACTACACTGTGTCTGGGACAGCCGAATGGCCTTGTTGCAGACTGCACTGAGACTAACACAAGCTTGACGCACAACGCTGGAGTACGTGACAAGGCTCCAACAG CACATAAACGCATAAGAAAACCAAGCAAAAGGCTGATTGAATGGACTGAAGAATATGATCAGATTTTCTCCACAAGGAAGAAAACCAAAAAGCCTCTCCAGTTGATTGGAAAG gcCACTCAACCCATTACCTCCATGTCTGAACCCCCGGGATCAGACAAGAACACACATGACCACCCATCCTTGAACCTACTTCCTGAAATACAGACACCACCTCCTGAGGAAATCGCTGCAACAACGCCCCCTGAACTACAGATTCCCAGCACTGACAGCACAGCTTCCCAAGATTCAACAGTGCTTTCCATTGACACGCTAACACCTCCTCCTGAAGCTGAACCTTCGCTGTCAGAGAGCCTTGTCAAAGACAACG GGACTGCTCCTCtgctggagaagaagaggaagaggaaaccCACTCAGAAGATCCTGGAGTACTGTCTGGAGGCAGAGGCTTCAACAGGCCCCAAAAAGAAG GTCAAAACACTGAAGAACAATACAAATCCTGCCCCTCAATCAG ATTCAGGGCCACCATCTTTAAAATCAAAGAGTAAGCAGCTTACAGCATCCACCTCCACACCGACGACCCCAGAGGTTTCTGCCTCTACACTCACGCCCTCCACTCAGACCAGTCTCACCCCCAGCACTCCTGCACCTGCCAATGTTGTGCCAGTTCCGCCTGAAACGGAAAAAGTGGAGACGGCGTCCGGAGATGTCGTTGCTCCTCAGCCAGAGGACAGTAAGGCTCAGGAGGTCAAAAAGgacacagcagagtcagag GGTGACTCGTCCAGCTTGGCTCACAGCTTCTCCTCCACGAAGGACGACTTGTCGCTGTGTGACGACCCACTTTTACCCTCAAGGAAGATCATAGGGGACCGAGGAGGCCCTGCCTCCATGAAGGAGAACATATGTCAG GTGTGTGAGAAGACGGgggagctgctgctctgtgagggTCAGTGCTGTGGAGCCTTCCACCTGCCCTGCATCTCTCTGGCCGAGGCGCCAAAAGGGAAGTTTGTCTGTCCTGAGTGCAAATCAG gcATCCACACCTGCTTTGTATGTAAAAAGCGCAGTGAAGATGTGCGGCGCTGTATGATCCCAGTGTGTGGGAAGTTTTACCACGGCGAGTGTATCGCCAACTACGCCCCAACTGCACCTGTGAACCGAGGCTTCCGCTGCTCCATCCACGTCTGTCTCACCTGCTTCATCGCCAATCCCAACAGCTCGTCCATCTCTAAAG GTCGTCTGGTACGGTGCGTACGCTGCCCAGTGGCCTATCATGCAACAGACCTGTGCATGGCAGCAGGCAGCGTTGTCCTCTCCAACAACAGCATCATCTGTCCCAACCACTTCACCCCCCGTCGCGGCGTCAAGAACCATGAACACGTCAACGTCAGCTGGTGCTTTGTCTGCACTGAGG GAGGAAGTCTGCTGTGCTGCGAGTCCTGTCCTGCTGCCTTCCACCGGGAGTGTCTGAACATTGAGATGCCTAAAGGCAGCTGGTACTGCAACGACTGCAAGGCTGGGAAGAAACCTCGCTACAAGGACATCCTCTGGGTGAAAGTTGGGCGGTACAG GTGGTGGCCGGCGGAGGTCAGCCATCCCAAAACGATCCCAGAGAATATTCAGCGGATGAGGCACGATGTCGGGGAGTTCCCTGTTCACTTTTTTGGCTCCAATGATTACCTGTGGACCTACCAGGCCAGAGTCTTCCCTTACATGGACGTGGACGCCAACAGCAAAGAAAAGATGGGGAAAGGTGTTGATGCCACCTACAAGAAAG CTCTGGAGGAGGCGGCTGTGCGATTTCGAGAGCTGCAGGCAGAGAAGGAGCTTCGTCAGCTTCAAGAGGACAGGAAGAACGACAGGAAACCTCCTCCATACAAACATATTAAG GTGAATCGACCGATAGGAAAGGTTCAGATCTTTACAGCCGACCTATCAGAGATCCCGCGCTGCAACTGTAAGGCAACAGACGAGAGCCCGTGTGGGATGGACTCAGAGTGCATCAACCGCATGCTGCTGTACGAATGCCACCCGCAG GTTTGCCCGGCGGGTGAACGGTGCCTCAACCAGGCGTTCACCAAACGTCAGTACAGCCAGGTGGAGATCTTCAGGACGCTGTCCCGAGGCTGGGGGCTCCGCTGCGTCCATGACATCAAGAAG GGTCAGTTTGTGAGCGAGTACGTTGGGGAGGTGATCGACGAGGAGGAGTGCAGGTCAAGGATCAGACACGCACAGGAGAACGACATCTGCAACTTCTACATGCTAACTCTGGACAAG gacCGGATCATCGATGCTGGGCCGAAGGGGAATGAGGCTCGCTTCATGAACCACAGCTGTCAGCCGAACTGTGAGACCCAGAAGTGGACGGTGAGCGGAGACACCCGGGTGGGACTGTTTGCTCTCGTCGATGTCGCTGCAG GCACAGAGCTTACCTTCAACTACAACCTGGAGTGTTTGGGGAATGGGAAGacagtgtgtaaatgtggaGCACCAAACTGCAGCGGCTTCCTGGGTGTCAGGCCAAAG AACAACCCTCCATCAGATGACAAAGGTCGGAAGCTGAAGAGGAGAGGCCACGGCAAGAAGAAGAGCAAGGTGGTGGTGACCAAAGAAAGGGAGGATGAGTGTTTCAGCTGTGGAGACGGAGGACAGATGGTTTCCTGTAAGAGACCTGGATGTCCTAAAGTCTACCACGCCGACTGCCTCAACCTCACCAAGAGGCCTGCAG GTCGATGGGAATGTCCATGGCACCAGTGTGACATATGCGGTAAAGAGGCAGCGTCCTTCTGTGAGATGTGTCCTAGTTCTTACTGTTGCCAGCACCGCGATGGCCTGCTCTTCATCTCCAAGCTGGACGGCAAGCTGTCCTGCAGCGAGCACGACCCCTGTGGGCCTGAACCGCTGGAACCAGGGGAGATTCGGGAGTACACACCTGAACCCAGAGCCCTGACCTCGGGGCTGGGCATGGCCATCATCCCCTCCGCTGCTTCTAATACGACCACCGGTCTGAACCAAGCCACCAGGAGGGTCCAGGAGATCAGCGCTGGCGCTGGCATGTGTGCTTCTGAGGCGTTTCCTGCTTTTTCCATCCCCGTCCCCATCACCATTCCCGTCGCTGCTCCCGCCGCCTCGCCTCCCCCTAGCAGCTCTGACGCTCCTAGCAGCCCGCAGGTGTTTGACCTCCCGCACTACTCGCCCATCTCTTCgtatgaggaggagagggacgTCTTagacgaggaagaggagacagaggagggggagcTGCTGgcagaagtggaggaggagttAGCCGAAGAGGGAGAGGTGGGGAGGCAGAAATCGGATCCTCCCGAAGAGGATGGGGAGACGGTGATGGAGGACATCGGGCTGGAATACCTGGAGatcaaagaagaggaggatgaggatgatgaggatgaggatgaggatgaggaagaggaagaagaggaagaagaggaggaagaggaagaggaggaggagtga